Proteins co-encoded in one Ciconia boyciana chromosome 14, ASM3463844v1, whole genome shotgun sequence genomic window:
- the TBC1D20 gene encoding TBC1 domain family member 20 isoform X1, which produces MALGHLSPSSREAAVTNTTMQCGIVSFLSSSGNAPMSYFDLKKKRKVEEIYQALNSDPIDVAALRRMAISEGGLLMDEIRCKVWPKLLSVNTDDLPPLPGKELREDNKDYQQVLLDVRRSLRRFPPGMPDDQREGLQEELIDIILHVLKRNPQLHYYQGYHDIVVTFLLVVGDRLATALVEKLSTHHLRDFMDPTMDNTKHILNYLMPIIDQVNPEVHDFMQSAEVGTIFALSWLITWFGHVLSDFRHVVRLYDFFLACHPLMPIYFAAVIVLHRQQEVLDCECDMASVHHLLSQIPQDLPYETLISKAGDLFVQFPPSKLAREAAQQQAERTAASTFKDFELASVQQRPDTVLRQRFGEQPRGEERTKSILTKPRTNRFVKLAVMGLTVALGAAALAVVKSALEWAPKFELQIFP; this is translated from the exons ATGGCTCTTGGccacctctctccttcctcacgTGAGGCAGCGGTGACAAATACCACGATGCAGTGTGGAATAGTGTCCTTTCTCAGCTCCTCGGGAAACGCTCCCATGTCCT ACTTTGatcttaagaagaaaagaaaagtggagGAAATTTATCAGGCTCTGAACAGCGACCCCATCGACGTGGCCGCGCTCAGGCGGATGGCAATCAGCGAGGGGGGGCTCTTGATGGATGAGATTCGTTGCAAAGTGTGGCCGAAGCTGCTAAGTGTTAATACGGACGACCTGCCCCCTCTTCCAG GAAAGGAGCTGCGAGAGGACAATAAAGATTACCAGCAAGTGTTACTGGACGTGCGGCGATCCCTGCGCCGTTTTCCACCAG GGATGCCAGATGACCAGAGGGAAGGTTTGCAGGAGGAGCTCATCGATATTATCCTCCACGTCCTCAAGCGCAACCCTCAGCTGCACTACTACCAGGGCTACCATGACATCGTGGTCACCTTCCTCCTGGTGGTGGGGGACAGACTGGCCACGGCTCTAGTGGAAAAGCTCTCGACGCATCATCTCAG GGATTTTATGGACCCAACGATGGATAATACcaagcacattttaaattaccTGATGCCCATCATAGACCAGGTGAACCCTGAGGTGCATGACTTCATGCAGAG TGCGGAGGTGGGAACCATCTTTGCTCTCAGCTGGCTGATCACCTGGTTTGGGCACGTTTTGTCTGACTTCAGGCACGTCGTGCGATTATATGACTTCTTCCTGGCTTGCCATCCACTGATGcccatttattttgctgctgtg ATCGTCCTGCACCGGCAGCAGGAAGTTCTGGACTGCGAGTGCGACATGGCTTCTGTCCACCACCTCCTGTCCCAGATCCCACAGGACCTTCCTTACGAGACTCTGATCAGCAAAGCTGGGGACCTTTTTGTCCAGTTCCCGCCATCCAAACTCGCCAGGgaggcagctcagcagcaggctGAACG AACTGCAGCTTCCACTTTTAAGGACTTTGAGTTGGCGTCAGTGCAGCAGAGACCAGACACTGTGTTGAGGCAGCGCTTCGGGGAGCAGCCCCGAGGGGAGGAGCGGACAAAATCCATCTTGACAAAGCCAAGGACCAACCGCTTTGTCAAGCTGGCGGTGATGGGGCTGACGGTCGCGCTGGGAGCAGCTGCCCTGGCCGTGGTGAAGAGCGCGCTGGAGTGGGCACCCAAGTTTGAACTGCAGATTTTCCCCTGA
- the TBC1D20 gene encoding TBC1 domain family member 20 isoform X2: MARWSPPRNGGGGHGKELREDNKDYQQVLLDVRRSLRRFPPGMPDDQREGLQEELIDIILHVLKRNPQLHYYQGYHDIVVTFLLVVGDRLATALVEKLSTHHLRDFMDPTMDNTKHILNYLMPIIDQVNPEVHDFMQSAEVGTIFALSWLITWFGHVLSDFRHVVRLYDFFLACHPLMPIYFAAVIVLHRQQEVLDCECDMASVHHLLSQIPQDLPYETLISKAGDLFVQFPPSKLAREAAQQQAERTAASTFKDFELASVQQRPDTVLRQRFGEQPRGEERTKSILTKPRTNRFVKLAVMGLTVALGAAALAVVKSALEWAPKFELQIFP, translated from the exons ATGGCCCGGTGGAGCCCGCCGCGCAACGGTGGTGGCGGCCACG GAAAGGAGCTGCGAGAGGACAATAAAGATTACCAGCAAGTGTTACTGGACGTGCGGCGATCCCTGCGCCGTTTTCCACCAG GGATGCCAGATGACCAGAGGGAAGGTTTGCAGGAGGAGCTCATCGATATTATCCTCCACGTCCTCAAGCGCAACCCTCAGCTGCACTACTACCAGGGCTACCATGACATCGTGGTCACCTTCCTCCTGGTGGTGGGGGACAGACTGGCCACGGCTCTAGTGGAAAAGCTCTCGACGCATCATCTCAG GGATTTTATGGACCCAACGATGGATAATACcaagcacattttaaattaccTGATGCCCATCATAGACCAGGTGAACCCTGAGGTGCATGACTTCATGCAGAG TGCGGAGGTGGGAACCATCTTTGCTCTCAGCTGGCTGATCACCTGGTTTGGGCACGTTTTGTCTGACTTCAGGCACGTCGTGCGATTATATGACTTCTTCCTGGCTTGCCATCCACTGATGcccatttattttgctgctgtg ATCGTCCTGCACCGGCAGCAGGAAGTTCTGGACTGCGAGTGCGACATGGCTTCTGTCCACCACCTCCTGTCCCAGATCCCACAGGACCTTCCTTACGAGACTCTGATCAGCAAAGCTGGGGACCTTTTTGTCCAGTTCCCGCCATCCAAACTCGCCAGGgaggcagctcagcagcaggctGAACG AACTGCAGCTTCCACTTTTAAGGACTTTGAGTTGGCGTCAGTGCAGCAGAGACCAGACACTGTGTTGAGGCAGCGCTTCGGGGAGCAGCCCCGAGGGGAGGAGCGGACAAAATCCATCTTGACAAAGCCAAGGACCAACCGCTTTGTCAAGCTGGCGGTGATGGGGCTGACGGTCGCGCTGGGAGCAGCTGCCCTGGCCGTGGTGAAGAGCGCGCTGGAGTGGGCACCCAAGTTTGAACTGCAGATTTTCCCCTGA
- the TBC1D20 gene encoding TBC1 domain family member 20 isoform X3: MARWSPPRNGGGGHDFDLKKKRKVEEIYQALNSDPIDVAALRRMAISEGGLLMDEIRCKVWPKLLSVNTDDLPPLPGKELREDNKDYQQVLLDVRRSLRRFPPGMPDDQREGLQEELIDIILHVLKRNPQLHYYQGYHDIVVTFLLVVGDRLATALVEKLSTHHLRDFMDPTMDNTKHILNYLMPIIDQVNPEVHDFMQSAEVGTIFALSWLITWFGHVLSDFRHVVRLYDFFLACHPLMPIYFAAVIVLHRQQEVLDCECDMASVHHLLSQIPQDLPYETLISKAGDLFVQFPPSKLAREAAQQQAERTAASTFKDFELASVQQRPDTVLRQRFGEQPRGEERTKSILTKPRTNRFVKLAVMGLTVALGAAALAVVKSALEWAPKFELQIFP, from the exons ATGGCCCGGTGGAGCCCGCCGCGCAACGGTGGTGGCGGCCACG ACTTTGatcttaagaagaaaagaaaagtggagGAAATTTATCAGGCTCTGAACAGCGACCCCATCGACGTGGCCGCGCTCAGGCGGATGGCAATCAGCGAGGGGGGGCTCTTGATGGATGAGATTCGTTGCAAAGTGTGGCCGAAGCTGCTAAGTGTTAATACGGACGACCTGCCCCCTCTTCCAG GAAAGGAGCTGCGAGAGGACAATAAAGATTACCAGCAAGTGTTACTGGACGTGCGGCGATCCCTGCGCCGTTTTCCACCAG GGATGCCAGATGACCAGAGGGAAGGTTTGCAGGAGGAGCTCATCGATATTATCCTCCACGTCCTCAAGCGCAACCCTCAGCTGCACTACTACCAGGGCTACCATGACATCGTGGTCACCTTCCTCCTGGTGGTGGGGGACAGACTGGCCACGGCTCTAGTGGAAAAGCTCTCGACGCATCATCTCAG GGATTTTATGGACCCAACGATGGATAATACcaagcacattttaaattaccTGATGCCCATCATAGACCAGGTGAACCCTGAGGTGCATGACTTCATGCAGAG TGCGGAGGTGGGAACCATCTTTGCTCTCAGCTGGCTGATCACCTGGTTTGGGCACGTTTTGTCTGACTTCAGGCACGTCGTGCGATTATATGACTTCTTCCTGGCTTGCCATCCACTGATGcccatttattttgctgctgtg ATCGTCCTGCACCGGCAGCAGGAAGTTCTGGACTGCGAGTGCGACATGGCTTCTGTCCACCACCTCCTGTCCCAGATCCCACAGGACCTTCCTTACGAGACTCTGATCAGCAAAGCTGGGGACCTTTTTGTCCAGTTCCCGCCATCCAAACTCGCCAGGgaggcagctcagcagcaggctGAACG AACTGCAGCTTCCACTTTTAAGGACTTTGAGTTGGCGTCAGTGCAGCAGAGACCAGACACTGTGTTGAGGCAGCGCTTCGGGGAGCAGCCCCGAGGGGAGGAGCGGACAAAATCCATCTTGACAAAGCCAAGGACCAACCGCTTTGTCAAGCTGGCGGTGATGGGGCTGACGGTCGCGCTGGGAGCAGCTGCCCTGGCCGTGGTGAAGAGCGCGCTGGAGTGGGCACCCAAGTTTGAACTGCAGATTTTCCCCTGA
- the CSNK2A1 gene encoding casein kinase II subunit alpha, translating into MSGPVPSRARVYTDVNTHRPREYWDYESHVVEWGNQDDYQLVRKLGRGKYSEVFEAINITNNEKVVVKILKPVKKKKIKREIKILENLRGGPNIITLADIVKDPVSRTPALVFEHVNNTDFKQLYQTLTDYDIRFYMYEILKALDYCHSMGIMHRDVKPHNVMIDHEHRKLRLIDWGLAEFYHPGQEYNVRVASRYFKGPELLVDYQMYDYSLDMWSLGCMLASMIFRKEPFFHGHDNYDQLVRIAKVLGTEDLYDYIDKYNIELDPRFNDILGRHSRKRWERFVHSENQHLVSPEALDFLDKLLRYDHQSRLTAREAMEHPYFYPIVKDQARMGSSNMPGGSTPVSSASMMSGISSVPTPSPLGPLAGSPVISATTTLGMPVPAAAGAQQ; encoded by the exons ATGTCGGGACCCGTGCCGAGCAGGGCCAGAGTTTACACGGATGTGAACACACACAGACCCCGGGAGTACTGGGACTATGAGTCGCATGTTGTTGAGTGGGG AAATCAAGATGACTACCAGCTAGTTCGAAAATTAGGCCGAGGCAAATACAGTGAAGTATTTGAAGCCATCAACattacaaataatgaaaaagtagTTGTTAAAATTCTCAAG cctgttaaaaagaagaaaatcaagcGTGAAATCAAGATCTTAGAGAACTTGCGAGGCGGTCCCAATATAATCACCCTTGCAGATATAGTAAAAGATCCTGTG TCTCGGACACCCGCTTTGGTTTTTGAACATGTAAACAACACAGACTTTAAG CAATTATACCAGACATTAACAGATTATGATATTCGATTCTACATGTATGAGATTTTGAAG GCTCTAGATTACTGCCATAGCATGGGAATCATGCACAGAGATGTCAAACCTCACAACGTCATGATTGACCACGAGCACAGAAAG CTTAGACTAATAGACTGGGGTTTGGCTGAATTCTATCACCCCGGCCAAGAGTACAATGTCAGAGTGGCTTCCAGATATTTCAAAGGACCTGAACTCCTTGTAGATTATCAG ATGTATGATTACAGTCTGGATATGTGGAGCTTGGGTTGCATGTTGGCTAGTATGATATTCCGAAAGGAGCCATTTTTCCATGGCCATGACAACTATGATCAG CTGGTGAGGATAGCCAAGGTGCTGGGAACAGAAGATCTGTATGACTACATTGACAAATACAACATTGAACTGGATCCACGTTTCAATGACATCTTGGGCAG ACACTCCCGTAAGCGATGGGAGCGCTTTGTTCACAGTGAGAACCAACACCTGGTGAGTCCAGAAGCTCTGGATTTCTTAGACAAGCTGTTGCGATATGATCACCAGTCACGACTCACAGCGAGAGAAGCCATGGAACATCCCTACTTCT ATCCCATCGTGAAAGACCAAGCTCGGATGGGCTCATCCAACATGCCGGGTGGCAGCACTCCTGTCAGCAGTGCAAGTATGATGTCAG GGATTTCTTCAGTGCCAACACCTTCACCCCTTGGACCTCTAGCAGGCTCACCCGTCATTTCTGCCACCACCACTCTGGGGATGCCcgttccagctgctgcaggcgCTCAGCAGTAG